From Deinococcus aquaticus, one genomic window encodes:
- a CDS encoding SPFH domain-containing protein, translated as MNDLTQAPTPNPHGGVSTRSGVASTERPAFGLPGIPVFLIWLLLCGLTIWTFVARQPLLSVPLILAVIFMVVGFFIVQPNQGTLITLFGRYVGTERRNGLYWTNPLTVRKSVSLRIRNFNSERLKVNDLAGNPIEIAAVIVWRVVDTSRAVFDVEDYNEFVAIQAETALRHLASQYPYDNYTDDAMSLRGNADEIADALATELATRLRHAGVEVLEARLSHLAYAPEIAGAMLQRQQASAIIAARSQIVQGAVGMVQMALKELSEQDIVHLDEERKAQMVSNLLVVLTSERGTQPVVNAGSLY; from the coding sequence ATGAATGATCTGACACAGGCTCCCACCCCCAACCCCCACGGCGGCGTCTCCACCCGCAGCGGCGTCGCCAGCACCGAGCGCCCCGCCTTCGGGCTGCCCGGCATCCCGGTATTCCTGATCTGGCTGCTGCTGTGCGGCCTGACCATCTGGACCTTCGTGGCCCGGCAACCGCTCCTGAGTGTCCCCCTGATCCTGGCCGTGATCTTCATGGTCGTGGGCTTCTTCATCGTGCAGCCCAACCAGGGCACCCTGATCACCCTGTTCGGCCGCTACGTGGGCACCGAACGCCGCAACGGCCTGTACTGGACCAACCCCCTGACAGTCCGCAAGAGCGTCAGCCTGCGCATCCGCAACTTCAACTCCGAGCGGCTGAAGGTCAACGACTTGGCCGGGAACCCCATCGAGATCGCCGCCGTGATCGTCTGGCGCGTCGTGGACACCTCCCGCGCCGTGTTCGACGTCGAGGACTACAACGAGTTCGTCGCCATTCAGGCCGAAACGGCGCTGCGGCACCTCGCCAGCCAGTACCCCTACGACAACTACACTGACGACGCCATGAGCCTGCGTGGCAACGCCGACGAGATCGCCGACGCCCTGGCCACCGAACTCGCCACCCGACTGCGTCACGCCGGCGTGGAAGTTCTCGAAGCGCGCCTGTCGCACCTCGCGTACGCCCCGGAAATCGCGGGCGCCATGCTGCAGCGCCAGCAGGCCAGCGCCATCATCGCCGCGCGCAGCCAGATCGTGCAGGGTGCGGTCGGCATGGTCCAGATGGCCCTGAAGGAACTCAGCGAGCAGGACATCGTGCACCTCGACGAGGAACGCAAGGCGCAGATGGTCAGCAACCTGCTCGTCGTCCTGACCAGCGAACGCGGCACGCAGCCGGTCGTGAACGCCGGAAGCCTGTACTGA
- a CDS encoding deoxynucleoside kinase: MYVVVEGPIGVGKTSLAGRLAARHGAELNLEIVEENPFLAKFYEQPEAFSFQVQAFFLLSRFKQLSALWQPGLYKGSVVSDYLFDKDFIFASMNLRDAEFALYEDLYSHLSPRLPTPDLVVYLRADTDELLRRIALRGRPFEQDMQAAYLADLTSRYDEYFRTYPHPHVIIDAAGIDFVNNPGDEQDLMDRIDGALRDTQAAD; the protein is encoded by the coding sequence ATGTACGTTGTCGTCGAAGGGCCCATCGGGGTCGGGAAAACAAGCCTCGCCGGGCGCCTCGCCGCGCGTCACGGCGCCGAACTGAACCTGGAGATCGTCGAGGAGAACCCCTTCCTGGCGAAATTCTACGAGCAGCCCGAAGCGTTCTCGTTTCAGGTGCAGGCGTTCTTTCTGCTCTCACGCTTCAAGCAGCTCTCGGCGCTGTGGCAGCCGGGCCTGTACAAGGGCAGCGTGGTCAGCGACTACCTGTTCGACAAGGACTTCATCTTCGCGTCCATGAACCTGCGCGACGCCGAGTTCGCGCTGTACGAGGACCTGTACTCGCACCTGTCGCCGCGCCTGCCCACCCCGGACCTCGTGGTGTACCTGCGCGCCGACACCGACGAACTGCTGCGCCGCATCGCGCTGCGCGGCCGGCCGTTCGAGCAGGACATGCAGGCCGCGTACCTCGCGGACCTGACCAGCCGGTACGACGAGTACTTCCGCACGTACCCGCACCCGCACGTGATCATCGACGCGGCCGGCATCGACTTCGTGAACAACCCGGGCGACGAACAGGACCTGATGGACCGCATCGACGGCGCCCTGCGCGACACGCAGGCGGCCGACTGA
- a CDS encoding deoxynucleoside kinase, with product MYLAISGNIGSGKSTLTRMLADRYGLRPVYEPYADNPYLEDFYRDMRQYSFHSQVYFLSRRLEQHLNLVTGARYVIQDRTVFEDANIFARNLFESGQMARRDWDTYLSLYEGVLSALRVPDLLIHIDASLPTLKRRIAQRGREYEQAIPDEYLGGLNRLYDSWVTGFDACPVVRVPGDQLDFVADPQAFEWVCARVQANGFGLPLLR from the coding sequence ATGTACCTCGCGATTTCCGGCAACATCGGCAGCGGCAAGAGCACCCTGACGCGCATGCTGGCCGACCGCTACGGCCTGCGCCCCGTGTACGAACCGTACGCCGACAACCCCTACCTGGAAGACTTCTACCGCGACATGCGGCAGTACTCGTTCCACTCGCAGGTGTACTTCCTGTCCCGGCGCCTGGAGCAACACCTGAACCTCGTGACCGGCGCCCGCTACGTCATTCAGGACCGCACGGTGTTCGAGGACGCCAACATCTTCGCGCGCAACCTGTTCGAGAGCGGACAGATGGCGCGGCGCGACTGGGACACCTACCTCAGCCTGTACGAGGGCGTCCTGAGCGCCCTGCGCGTCCCGGACCTGCTGATCCACATCGACGCCAGCCTGCCCACCCTGAAACGCCGCATCGCGCAGCGCGGCCGCGAGTACGAGCAGGCCATCCCGGACGAGTACCTGGGCGGCCTGAACCGCCTGTACGACAGCTGGGTCACGGGCTTCGACGCCTGTCCGGTCGTGCGCGTGCCCGGCGATCAGCTGGACTTCGTGGCCGACCCGCAGGCCTTCGAGTGGGTGTGCGCGCGCGTGCAGGCCAACGGCTTCGGCCTGCCCCTGCTGCGCTGA
- a CDS encoding UDP-N-acetylmuramoyl-L-alanyl-D-glutamate--2,6-diaminopimelate ligase: MRLSELAAHLNVPAPTENPEVTGVTHNADWAAAGSAFVAIRGARFDGHSFLERVAAAGAVAVIGEGLPDGVVSPLPYLRVASARAALGDAAAALAGHPSRALRVVGVTGTDGKTTTSWITRHLLRAAGLRTGLLSTVGYELPDGELRHFPAHFTTPEAPQVQATLADMVRSGADAAVLEASSHALALERVRGVNWDVAVWTHLSSEHLDFHGTLENYFADKRRLIEAAPFAVLNVDDPWTAQLRGIAPAETTYSAEGQHADWRATDVEERSTGLHFHVISPLGEFDAHLPMIGRFNVANALAAMAASAHLGAGWEALVAGLASFRGVPGRMELVPDGRGRRVVVDFAHTPASLAKALGTLRTTTPGRLTVVLGSAGGPRDPGKRAPLGEVATRVADHAVFTEEDCRDTPLADILSEMERGAREAGHTNFQSIPDRREAIRAAIALAQPGDTVLLAGKGPEDTLERAHETITWNETQEAVDALKLS; the protein is encoded by the coding sequence ATGCGTCTTTCCGAGCTGGCCGCCCACCTGAACGTTCCCGCCCCCACCGAGAATCCGGAGGTGACGGGCGTGACGCACAACGCCGACTGGGCCGCCGCTGGCTCTGCGTTCGTGGCGATTCGCGGCGCACGCTTCGACGGGCACAGTTTCCTGGAGCGGGTGGCGGCGGCCGGCGCGGTCGCGGTGATCGGCGAGGGCCTGCCGGACGGCGTGGTCAGCCCACTGCCGTACCTGCGGGTCGCCAGTGCCCGCGCCGCGCTGGGGGACGCGGCCGCCGCGCTGGCCGGGCATCCCAGCCGCGCGCTGCGGGTGGTGGGCGTGACCGGCACGGACGGGAAGACCACCACCAGCTGGATCACGCGGCACCTGCTGCGCGCCGCCGGGCTGCGCACAGGCCTGCTGAGCACCGTCGGGTACGAACTGCCGGACGGCGAGCTGCGGCACTTCCCGGCGCACTTCACGACTCCCGAGGCCCCGCAGGTGCAGGCCACGCTGGCCGACATGGTGCGCTCGGGCGCGGACGCGGCGGTGCTGGAGGCCAGCAGTCACGCCCTGGCCCTGGAGCGCGTGCGCGGCGTGAACTGGGACGTGGCCGTCTGGACGCACCTGAGCAGCGAGCACCTGGACTTCCACGGGACGCTGGAGAACTACTTTGCCGATAAGCGCCGCCTGATAGAGGCCGCGCCGTTCGCGGTCCTGAACGTGGACGACCCCTGGACGGCGCAGCTGCGCGGCATTGCCCCCGCCGAGACTACCTACAGCGCCGAGGGGCAGCACGCCGACTGGCGGGCCACGGATGTCGAGGAACGCAGCACGGGGCTGCACTTCCACGTGATCAGTCCCCTGGGCGAGTTCGACGCGCACCTGCCCATGATCGGGCGCTTCAACGTGGCGAACGCCCTGGCCGCCATGGCCGCGAGCGCGCACCTGGGCGCCGGCTGGGAAGCGCTGGTGGCAGGCCTCGCGTCGTTCCGGGGCGTGCCGGGCCGCATGGAGCTCGTGCCGGACGGGCGTGGGCGGCGCGTGGTCGTGGATTTCGCGCACACGCCCGCCAGCCTCGCAAAGGCGCTGGGCACCCTGCGGACCACCACGCCCGGCCGCCTGACCGTGGTGCTCGGATCGGCCGGCGGCCCGCGCGATCCGGGCAAACGCGCCCCGCTGGGCGAGGTCGCCACCCGCGTGGCAGATCACGCGGTCTTCACCGAGGAGGACTGCCGCGACACGCCGCTTGCCGACATCCTGAGCGAAATGGAACGCGGCGCCCGCGAAGCCGGACACACCAACTTCCAGTCCATTCCCGACCGCCGCGAGGCCATCCGCGCCGCCATTGCCCTGGCCCAGCCGGGCGACACAGTCCTGCTGGCCGGGAAGGGCCCCGAGGACACCCTCGAACGCGCCCACGAGACCATCACCTGGAACGAGACACAGGAAGCCGTGGACGCCCTGAAGTTGAGCTGA
- a CDS encoding DUF3160 domain-containing protein has translation MRPHLCVLTLALLSTGVAAPTPYSLPVNLNALKSPLVSGKADLGLDPLNAAQRSALARNGFVITPAQWRQFDAVYEATRYAEQPVFVTSDATLHVYHLIFDKLLRDLERESLAPAARRLTALLVADSRRQLTALKGTPLEADARLTLAYLSVAQKLADPAVTPPAEVAALVAAELKLIDAHQGIAPSAIFSGTELLEDYSQYVPRGHYTKSEALKRYFRSMMWLGRLNLRVDKDSETRVAGLLTALMGANAEAQKLWARVYDPTALLVGRSDDLNYRQYAAALKVAAGGQVRRLAEPAILTAFQAELRKLPPPQVNSAVVIARPGEGREVRDAQTLGFRLMGQRFTLDGAAFQRLVYREVGTDTQPRLLPSGLDLLAVLGSDAALNELRRTGQSKYANYDANMAKLRANFAALKQADWTANVYSGWLYALQALARPEPRDARYPAFMRTPAWTRKEMLTALGSWTELRHDTILYAKQTMAEMGAGEPPQPPRGYVEPNPALWARLQTLEALTRRVLKEQGVLSERTAQNLDSLRDMLGLLSRATAKELAGTPLTRDEYDRIHYFGGWLEQMKMASADPEDGENASQFDEDAMAAVVADVATGVDRTGNTVALEEGTGFIHELYAVVPDGRGGLQVARGGVYSQYEFTVPVSGRLTDEAWRAQLRQGKVPPAHPWLDGVLVK, from the coding sequence ATGCGTCCTCATCTGTGCGTCCTGACCCTGGCCCTGCTGAGCACCGGCGTGGCGGCCCCCACGCCGTACTCGCTGCCCGTGAACCTGAACGCCCTGAAGTCGCCGCTGGTCAGCGGGAAGGCCGACCTGGGCCTGGACCCACTGAACGCCGCGCAGCGTTCGGCTCTGGCCCGCAACGGCTTCGTGATCACGCCCGCGCAGTGGCGGCAGTTCGACGCCGTGTACGAGGCGACGCGCTACGCAGAGCAGCCGGTGTTCGTCACGTCGGACGCCACGCTGCACGTGTACCACCTGATCTTCGACAAGCTGCTGCGCGACCTGGAACGTGAGTCCCTGGCCCCGGCCGCACGCCGCCTGACCGCGCTGCTGGTGGCGGATTCCCGCCGGCAACTGACGGCGCTGAAGGGCACCCCGCTGGAGGCGGACGCGCGGCTGACACTGGCGTACCTGTCGGTCGCACAGAAACTCGCCGATCCAGCCGTGACCCCGCCCGCCGAGGTGGCGGCGCTGGTGGCGGCGGAACTGAAACTCATCGACGCGCACCAGGGCATTGCCCCCTCGGCCATCTTCAGCGGCACGGAACTGCTCGAGGACTACTCGCAGTACGTGCCGCGCGGGCACTACACGAAAAGCGAGGCGCTGAAACGCTACTTCCGCTCCATGATGTGGCTGGGCCGCCTGAACCTGCGCGTGGATAAGGACAGCGAGACGCGCGTGGCGGGCCTGCTGACCGCCCTGATGGGCGCGAACGCCGAGGCGCAGAAGCTGTGGGCGCGCGTGTACGACCCGACCGCGCTGCTGGTGGGCCGCAGCGACGACCTGAACTACCGGCAGTACGCGGCGGCCCTGAAAGTCGCGGCGGGCGGGCAGGTGCGCCGACTGGCGGAACCGGCCATCCTGACAGCCTTCCAGGCCGAGTTGCGGAAACTGCCGCCCCCGCAGGTGAACAGCGCCGTGGTGATCGCCCGCCCCGGCGAGGGCCGCGAGGTGCGCGACGCGCAGACACTCGGCTTCCGGCTGATGGGGCAGCGCTTCACGCTGGACGGCGCGGCCTTCCAGCGCCTCGTGTACCGCGAGGTGGGCACCGACACGCAGCCGCGCCTGCTGCCCAGCGGCCTTGACCTGCTGGCCGTGCTGGGCAGCGACGCCGCGCTGAATGAACTGCGCCGCACCGGGCAGTCGAAGTACGCCAACTACGACGCGAACATGGCGAAACTCCGCGCGAATTTCGCCGCGCTGAAGCAGGCCGACTGGACCGCGAACGTCTATTCCGGCTGGCTGTACGCCCTCCAGGCCCTCGCCAGGCCTGAGCCGCGCGACGCACGCTACCCGGCGTTCATGCGCACGCCCGCCTGGACGCGCAAGGAGATGCTGACCGCGCTGGGCTCCTGGACGGAACTGCGCCACGACACGATCCTGTACGCCAAGCAGACCATGGCCGAGATGGGCGCCGGGGAACCCCCGCAGCCCCCACGCGGGTACGTGGAACCCAACCCGGCCCTCTGGGCACGCCTGCAGACCCTGGAGGCCCTGACCCGCCGCGTCCTGAAAGAGCAGGGCGTCCTGTCGGAACGCACCGCGCAGAACCTCGACTCGCTGCGCGACATGCTGGGCCTCCTGAGCCGCGCCACCGCCAAGGAACTGGCGGGCACCCCGCTGACCCGCGACGAGTACGACCGCATCCACTACTTCGGCGGGTGGCTGGAACAGATGAAGATGGCCAGCGCCGACCCCGAGGACGGCGAGAACGCCAGCCAGTTCGACGAGGATGCCATGGCCGCCGTCGTCGCGGACGTCGCCACCGGCGTTGATAGGACGGGAAATACCGTCGCCCTGGAGGAAGGCACGGGCTTCATCCACGAGCTGTACGCCGTCGTGCCCGACGGTCGCGGCGGCCTTCAGGTCGCGCGGGGCGGCGTGTACTCGCAGTACGAGTTCACGGTGCCCGTCTCGGGCCGCCTGACGGACGAGGCGTGGCGCGCGCAGCTGCGTCAGGGCAAGGTGCCGCCCGCGCACCCCTGGCTGGATGGCGTGCTGGTGAAGTGA
- a CDS encoding CapA family protein, with product MRIAICGLLAGLLLTSGGREAPPSGPPSGPVTLALAGDLSLARGVAQANATDWPATLRAVAPLLRADLVAANLESPLTDAPRVTPGIDLRAPTGAAAALWPLTHLGVLNNHGRDAGPAGEVQSQDTLRRAGLHPVTATPTVRVVRGQRVALLAWLDDGAVPLPLTAVRAAARQADTVIVLAHWGEEYGLTTARQRTQARALVAAGATVIAGSGPHVLQGHEVLTGPRGAALVLYSLGNLLFDQPFPAAQIGAVVRVPLPNVARACAAPTRTRAGRVTPASGTQRTQALTRLDLPACPEVR from the coding sequence ATGAGGATCGCCATTTGCGGCCTGCTGGCGGGTCTGCTGCTCACCTCGGGCGGGCGGGAGGCCCCGCCATCTGGGCCGCCGTCCGGGCCGGTCACGCTGGCGCTGGCCGGCGACCTGAGCCTCGCGCGCGGCGTGGCGCAGGCGAACGCCACCGACTGGCCTGCCACGCTGCGGGCGGTGGCGCCCCTGCTGCGCGCCGATCTGGTGGCCGCGAACCTGGAATCCCCCCTGACGGACGCGCCGCGCGTCACGCCGGGCATCGACCTGCGCGCCCCGACCGGCGCAGCGGCCGCCCTGTGGCCCCTCACGCATCTGGGCGTGCTGAACAACCACGGCCGGGACGCTGGACCAGCCGGGGAGGTGCAGTCGCAGGACACGCTGAGGCGCGCGGGCCTCCACCCGGTCACGGCGACCCCGACCGTCCGCGTGGTACGTGGCCAGCGGGTCGCGCTGCTGGCGTGGCTGGACGACGGCGCGGTTCCCCTCCCCCTGACGGCGGTGCGCGCGGCGGCGCGGCAGGCGGACACCGTGATCGTCCTGGCCCACTGGGGCGAGGAGTACGGCCTGACCACCGCCCGGCAGCGGACGCAGGCGCGGGCGCTGGTGGCGGCCGGGGCGACTGTGATCGCCGGGAGCGGCCCGCACGTCCTCCAGGGGCACGAGGTCCTGACCGGACCACGCGGAGCGGCGCTGGTGCTGTACAGCCTGGGCAACCTGCTGTTCGACCAGCCGTTCCCAGCGGCGCAGATCGGCGCGGTGGTGCGCGTGCCGCTGCCCAACGTAGCCCGCGCCTGCGCCGCCCCCACCCGCACCCGCGCGGGCCGCGTGACCCCCGCCAGCGGGACGCAGCGGACGCAGGCGCTGACCCGGCTGGACCTCCCTGCCTGCCCGGAGGTCCGGTGA